DNA from Pecten maximus chromosome 18, xPecMax1.1, whole genome shotgun sequence:
acttattcagcttgcattcaatcttaactttgtttcgttatTAACtgtacattgaccaatcacatacttcattttGACCAATAACGCCACCTGTCgtgtcatatccggggccaaaagaatattatacgactatgccgaaaaatataCAGTATCATGTTTATGTAGGCgtaacattgtattgtatgACATTAACCAATATAGCAATGCAGTTTTTCCCTTCCCTCACATTGTTCTCTAAATTTTCCTCTTTTTGTGTTACAAGCTCAAATAATGCAATTATAAAATGTGAGGCATCAATTAAattgttcatataaaaaatacagagattgaaattaaatattgaagTTTTATGGCACACTCGTGACGTCCAAATGACTGTACTATAAGGTTATGAGCAGCATTCACACCCGATCACTTTGCTTTGCTCATTTTAATGCGtgattacatttaaatgtttctGTTAATATAGACATAAGAACACCTACTTTATCATCCTTCTATTCCGTACACAACATTACTCTATCTGCAGTTACAATATGTGATTTTTTAATTGTCTTTTGGAAACTTTTTAAACAAGGAAActtttataaacatacaaatgtcTTAACCTGGAGACACACCCACATGCACAGAAGGTGTTAGGTCACTACCATTATCATCGTCATATcttatcatcattatcattacAAAACTCTATATCACCTACATTACAATATAGTTTTCTATGGTACAGGTTTGTTGAAAACATTTCCAAGCAAAGGTCTGCTGTTGCTGATGCTGGACTATGGGTCGGCCATCCAATCAACGCATTCCGTCTAATACGGCGAGTAGCCGTGGACTGGGAGCAGTTGTTTGGAGAAATATTTTGTGATGAATGCCCGGACACACTTGCCGCAAAAGGTAATCTTGTACAATGAATTAAGTATACAGAGACCAGTGCTTCTGGTCCTAAACCCACATTTTTATACTCAGTATGTGTGGATgttgtttgatttggtttatacTGTCCTATCGTCCAATCAACCGTttaggtcatttaaagacggctTCCTCTGCTTGCGAGATACTAAACAGGCCACCACCCCAAGTTGTTTGTTAGATTTACTCCACTcaattataatactagattatctcaCCTGGTTTGAAACTTGTgtctagaatcagacatatgCTCGAGACAAAAATCATAACActcaatgattttattattcTAGAGCCAGTTGACCACTCTAGCGAGATACATGCGTGCGGTGAGGTGTGTGATCTGGCAGGCTGCGGTATCTCGGTATGGTCTCCTGATGCCGACCAAAGCCGAAAACGACCAACAGCACACCTCACCCCGTCACTAATGCTGACAATCAACCCACTCCCAAATGCTGAGTGTTAAACAGGATATGAAGCTTCCATTTAcgagactctggtatgtctcggccaggggggCAAACCTTAAGTCTTCCTAACAAAGGAACACGCTCAAAATtggaagaaaaaaattgttttgatagAAGAGAAATGATAAAATTCCAAATTTACCCAGTCTTACGATCATGCACTGGGGACAGCAGGtgcaattcttacgccctacctgcagggtagGCTGTTTGTCGTAACCTGCTCGTCATGTTTTAATTCATACGAATGACGTttgtatgaaataaaatatcatgtataattataataattattgaATAAATGTGGTATTACACATACTGGTCCATGTTACATAATAACCTTGTTATTTCACTTGCTACCTTAGACCTGagctgacgagtcctagaatgacaaaacagatGAACAGGATGCTTCTCGTTCATACCACTGAATGCATATAGCGAGACCCAATATTTACGTTATATAGGACCAAAGTAGCGAGGGTTTAACAAGTACGGAGAAATCATTTATAATCATGTATTAAAAACTTTGCTCTAGAAAGAGCGGGTGAAATATGCGTACATGTGTGTAAATTCTTACTGTATACTTTTAACGTTCTAGTTTGTCCTAGCGTATGATACCCGTGATGGGTGAGCGAGAGGCGGTTCAAGGTATTTACATAACgggttatatacaatatatggaCGGGAATCGAGcataatttatacatttttgtactttAAGGCTTACAGATATCGAAAAAAATCGTTGTGAAGACTGTAAAAATTTGGCCCTCGAAAATTGACATCCTTGGAGCAGCGCGAGGACTTCTACGCCTATGGCGAATTTACAATCTTGACCTTCCACAATTGTTCAACGGAACAATACTTGAAGAAAGTACCGACCCTCTATCATGGCGAGAAATGTTAACGATCGCGAAAGGAGCAATAGATGTGGGCATGCTTTATGAAGGTATAACATGGATGACGTCATTACTTGACGTTTATAATAAAGGACAGCTGGCGTTAGAGGTGCGGTTCGAGGAGGGAATTCTGCGGAGAAATCTAGCATCTGCATATTATCAGGTACATGTGATTAACACATTGGATACACGTAAATGAGTGTTAACTGACTACCATCCAAATAACGAATTCCGTTACATGTGTAATTTTAAAAACAGATATTAAATGTTCTTCAGTTTAAGCTGGTATAGTGAAAAACATTGTAGTTGTAGTATTATAACCGTTTCTTCATTTTCTGATCCCGAAGTTCCCACCTTCTTAGTTACAATAATTGATATAATCTTTCATTCCCTTGGGAATGAGACAAGGGCACTCAACCCGAGGGGGTAGATTCATAAGTTACCAAACACGAAGCTTTGCCGTGTGTTTGGCAGCTCAAGAATTCCACCCTGAgtgttgagattcccctgtttcacttccatgggggtgaatgattatttttctcttatccTGTTTTCCCtcgtatgtatataatattgacgttacatcaatgcaaggaaatgttgacgtgacgtgattgaattgtcgacgtgacgtcattgtactaCCATTCACTAATAATGGAATCAAGCGGatcattcattaatatataatatgacatGGAAGCTAACCAATCAGTGCCCTATGTTATGATATAACAACTGTCAAAGGTTGATCAAGTAAGTCAGTATCAAATTCAGACAGGATATGTCAcctttataaaaatatattatacaaagaACGTGCAAATAGCTTTTCAGAACCCTTTGGTGAGATATGAATATTCCCGTCAAGGGTAAAAGAATGTCCTTTCAAAGTTATATCTTTTGTCAAGTCCTTTAATAGACCACCTCAAATCCAATACTAATATCATACGGCGATTATGTACAGCgaatatgtctatatatatttgtgttaattatAAGAACAGTAAACACTAGGAGTATACAATTTTATTCCCTAGGTCGGTATGCCAAGGAAAGCAGTGGAAGTTCTAGAGAAATCAGGTATGGTTGTTTTACATTATCGGTACGTTTCTGATTCGATATTAGTAAAAAGTTGACCCTAATAAGATGTATAATGGATGCAACACTTTACAGCCACCTTTATGCGGGGTTTATTTTGTCTAGTTCATAGTTCATATCTTTGTTTTGCCATCACGCGAACCTGTGGTACCACTACAATGCATGTCTGATATTTTGTAGATCCTAGTAACCGAGGGTCTAACTATGGGTTTTACAAAGCTCGCGCAGACGCGATTCCCATAGGAACCCCTCGTGCGGAACTGGAAGCCCCTAAACCTACAGACAAATACCAGGCAGCATATGAGGCGTTATGTCGGGGACCCCTGCAGGTAAGAATGTATCCATTAGCGATATACCtgttattatctccctttaagaTATATACTTTTCATGTCTGATGTCTCTTTGTTTTACAATCCTTCGTTGCTATGTATAGGTCATATTTAACGAAAAGTCTGGCAGATACTGTTCGCTATTTTCATCAGGAAATATTTTCTCTTCCAAGAAAAAAAGCAATTTGCTGAAAATTGATTTTGGATAATCCGTTTTTGGAATGCGTATGGTAGTTATTATGATAGCATTGCTCTTTTTTCTCATTTCAGCCTGCAAAAATGCAAGCCAGACTGAAATGTTTTCTGAAGGAAACAAGTGTAAAATTTTACATGATTAAAGCGGAAGTTGCCAACTTAAAACCTATCATCATTATCTATCATAACATAATTTCCAGTAATGAGATTGAGCTTCTCCGTAAAGAGGCCAACAACTCTGTAAGTATGATTTTGGTGTCTATAGGATATGTGTAATACCTTAGTTTttaggggcagataatctgtTATTAGAATTTATTAATTAGCCGAGCAGTTCTTAACAAAACTCTTAGGGGCTAGTGTCTAGTCTACACCAACAAGTGTATAACTAGCTAATTGTAACATAACTAGGGACCTTCATCGACAGGCATATCAATGGCAATCT
Protein-coding regions in this window:
- the LOC117317050 gene encoding prolyl 4-hydroxylase subunit alpha-1-like, translated to MGVNYYMIFVLWTCTSLVRGQIFSSVNHVETLYDEEGRLTRALRRYTETSIKNGTEVGGQVLQFVENISKQRSAVADAGLWVGHPINAFRLIRRVAVDWEQLFGEIFCDECPDTLAAKGLQISKKIVVKTVKIWPSKIDILGAARGLLRLWRIYNLDLPQLFNGTILEESTDPLSWREMLTIAKGAIDVGMLYEGITWMTSLLDVYNKGQLALEVRFEEGILRRNLASAYYQVGMPRKAVEVLEKSDPSNRGSNYGFYKARADAIPIGTPRAELEAPKPTDKYQAAYEALCRGPLQPAKMQARLKCFLKETSVKFYMIKAEVANLKPIIIIYHNIISSNEIELLRKEANNSLTFSMIYAESGQSFVAHTRVSQTAWLKDTDYPTLLRLNKRISTVTGLDTTFREYRSSVERYQVVNYGIGGEYGPHNDHLGKPLWEGNGLPEVEEINDSGDRIATWMFYLSPVSAGGATVFPLLKARVPVTEGSAVFWYNTLPNGSPNRRMMHAGCPVLLGSKWVANKWIRQHGQIFRTLCGRTKKTNFGLENI